A window of the Phaseolus vulgaris cultivar G19833 chromosome 5, P. vulgaris v2.0, whole genome shotgun sequence genome harbors these coding sequences:
- the LOC137835282 gene encoding MLO-like protein 11, producing MEKNVQETRSLALTPTWSVATVLTVFVAVSLLVERSIHRLSNWLRKTNRKPLLAALEKMKEELMLLGFISLLLTATSRMIANICIPSKFYNSAFAPCTHSQIDEQMEENGSEERKLLTASAYHVFGRMLDGINRSTCKEGYEPFVSYEGLEQLHRFIFVMAVTHISYSCLTMLLAIVKIHSWRVWEDEAHMDRRNSLSEISRELTMRRQSTFVKSHASNPLFKNSTLIWVTCFFRQFAHSVVRADYLTLRKGFIMNHHLSLKYDFHSYMVRSMEEEFQRIVGVSGPLWGFVVGFMLFNIKGSNLYFWIAIIPVSLVLLVGTKLQHVIATLALENAGIARFFPEAKLRPRDELFWFNKPELLLSLIHFILFQNAFELASFFWFWWQFGYDSCFIRNHLLLYLRLILGFAGQFLCSYSTLPLYALVTQMGTNYKAALIPQRIRETIHGWGKAARKKRRHGMFPDDSTIHTDTSTVLSIEEDDQVIDAPEVELPPVTAVTPTPSPIANETSSRAVTPLLRPSASISSVHSSSKAEVIIRCSSMPNGS from the exons atggaaaaaaatgtacaagaaaCAAGGTCATTGGCCTTGACTCCTACATGGTCTGTTGCTACTGTGTTGACTGTCTTTGTTGCTGTCTCTCTGCTTGTGGAGCGCTCCATTCACCGTTTAAGCAAT TGGCTGCGGAAAACTAATCGAAAACCGTTGCTTGCAGCTTTAGAGAAGATGAAGGAAG AATTGATGTTACTCGGGTTTATATCACTCTTATTAACAGCTACCTCACGCATGATAGCTAATATTTGCATTCCATCAAAGTTCTACAACAGTGCTTTTGCTCCATGCACTCATTCCCAGATTGATGAACAAATGGAAGAGAATGGCTCTGAAGAGCGTAAATTACTGACGGCTTCTGCTTATCATGTATTTGGAAGGATGTTAGATGGAATAAATAGAAGCACTTGCAAAGAG GGTTATGAACCATTTGTTTCCTATGAAGGTCTAGAGCAGTTGCACCGGTTCATTTTTGTCATGGCAGTAACTCATATATCTTACAGTTGTCTTACTATGTTGTTGGCCATTGTGAAG ATTCACAGTTGGAGAGTGTGGGAGGATGAGGCTCACATGGATCGGCGTAATTCATTATCTG AGATTTCAAGAGAGCTGACTATGAGAAGGCAATCAACCTTTGTCAAGTCTCATGCATCAAATCCATTGTTCAAAAACAGTACCCTTATTTGGGTG ACATGCTTTTTCCGACAATTTGCACATTCTGTGGTTCGTGCTGATTATCTTACACTTCGCAAAGGCTTCATCATG AATCACCACCTTTCACTAAAGTATGATTTCCATAGCTACATGGTTCGGTCTATGGAAGAGGAATTCCAAAGGATAGTTGGTGTGAG TGGCCCGCTCTGGGGATTTGTTGTTGGCTTCATGCTTTTCAACATTAAAG GATCTAACCTATATTTCTGGATAGCTATTATTCCTGTATCT CTTGTGCTATTGGTGGGAACAAAGCTACAGCATGTTATTGCAACCTTGGCGTTGGAGAATGCTGGAATTGCAAGGTTCTTCCCAGAAGCAAAGTTGAGGCCTCGTGATGAACTTTTTTGGTTTAACAAGCCTGAACTATTGTTGTCCTTGATCCATTTCATTCTCTTCCAG AATGCATTTGAGCTGGCTTCATTCTTTTGGTTCTGG TGGCAGTTCGGATATGATTCTTGCTTTATTAGGAATCACCTTCTCCTGTATTTAAGGCTAATATTGGG GTTTGCAGGACAGTTTCTTTGTAGCTACAGCACCTTGCCACTATACGCACTTGTTACACAG ATGGGAACAAACTATAAGGCAGCATTAATCCCACAGAGGATAAGAGAAACAATTCATGGATGGGGTAAAGCAGCTAGGAAGAAGAGAAGGCATGGTATGTTCCCTGATGACTCCACCATTCATACAGACACAAGCACTGTGTTGTCCATTGAAGAAGATGATCAAGTAATTGATGCCCCTGAAGTAGAATTACCACCAGTCACGGCTGTTACACCTACCCCTTCTCCCATTGCTAATGAAACTTCAAGCAGGGCTGTTACACCCCTCCTAAGACCCTCTGCCTCGATATCTTCTGTGCATAGCAGTTCTAAAGCTGAAGTAATTATAAGATGCTCCTCTATGCCAAATGGGAGTTAA